The proteins below are encoded in one region of Puntigrus tetrazona isolate hp1 chromosome 5, ASM1883169v1, whole genome shotgun sequence:
- the LOC122345385 gene encoding uncharacterized protein LOC122345385, whose product RPASAEDARACRALLTRRRAVPFDARLGSASINSMAVTEKLIQSVHAYPVLYNVSLHDYRSAERRVKAWREVAASVGLSVVECKRRWKTIRDRYIRERRLCQLRREEGGRRLHFWPHRESLSFLDAHVRKRKRLGEQPDDSLDESSGGDSKPGSDTVQERPLKALSIVKPVTQLLLTGLPPGLKLPQPPAPSPAPPAVTGEIDGKTEKDKEKAFDEDELFLLSYVPALKRLTPQKRAAVKMQIQQIMFDAEFKEQL is encoded by the exons CGTCCCGCTTCTGCGGAGGACGCGCGTGCGTGTCGCGCACTTCTGACGCGACGGCGTGCGGTTCCGTTCGACGCGCGTCTCGGCAGCGCGTCAATAAACTCAATGGCCGTGACCGAGAAACTGATCCAGAGCGTCCACGCTTACCCGGTGCTTTATAACGTGTCGCTGCACGATTATCGCAGCGCGGAGCGGCGCGTGAAAGCGTGGAGGGAGGTCGCCGCGTCCGTCGGTCTCTCCG TGGTGGAGTGCAAGCGGCGCTGGAAGACGATCAGGGACCGGTACATCCGCGAGCGGAGGCTGTGTCAGCTGCGGAGGGAAGAAGGCGGCCGGAGGCTTCATTTCTGGCCACACAGAGAAAGCCTGTCGTTTCTGGACGCTCACGTCAGGAAGAGGAAGCGTCTCGGTGAGCAGCCGGACGACTCTCTGGACGAGTCCAGCGGCGGAGACTCCAAGCCCGGCTCGGACACGGTCCAGGAGCGTCCGCTCAAAGCTCTGTCCATCGTCAAGCCGGTGACCCAGCTGCTGCTGACCGGTCTGCCTCCGGGCCTGAAGCTGCCCCAGCCGCCCGCTCCGAGCCCAGCGCCGCCGGCCGTCACCGGAGAGATCGACGGCAAGACGGAGAAAGACAAGGAGAAGGCCTTCGACGAGGACGAGCTGTTTCTCCTGAGCTACGTCCCTGCCCTCAAAAGACTGACGCCGCAGAAAAGAGCCGCCGTCAAGATGCAGATCCAGCAGATCATGTTTGACGCAGAGTTCAAAGAGCAGCTCTGA